A window from Pirellulales bacterium encodes these proteins:
- a CDS encoding urease subunit alpha: MSKISRKQYADLFGPTTGDKIRLGDTDLFVEIEQDLRVYGDELQYGGGKTLRDGMGSDNHLTCEAGCLDLVITNVTIIEPLLGVIKADVGIKDGRIVGIGKAGNPSTMEGVTPGLVTGTGTDAISGEHLILTASGMDTHVHYICPQQAYMALSNGITTLWGGGIGPADGSNGVTSTNGPWNLAMMLRAIEGLPLNIGLLGKGNCSGKGPLVEQLRGGAAGFKVHEDYGSTPGAIRSALNVADEYDVSVCIHTDTLNEAGYVEDTIAAIDGRTIHTYHSEGAGGGHAPDLLKVVAEHNVLPSSTNPTLPCGVNSVAELFDMIMVCHNLNPKIPSDVAFAESRVRAETIVAESVLHDMGAISMIGSDAQAMGRIGETFLRAIQTADIMKKARGALPEDAQNNDNFRVLRYVAKVTINPAIAAGVAHLLGSVTPGKVADLVLWEPAFFGAKPKMVLKGGAIVWANMGDPNASLPTCQPMFYRPMFAAFGSALQQTSITFVSRVSYDEGIAERLGLKRVVAPVQGTRVLTKDHMVRNAFSPQIEVNPQTFAVTVDGVHATVQPPKSIALNQLHFFS; the protein is encoded by the coding sequence ATGTCGAAGATTTCTCGCAAGCAGTACGCCGATTTGTTTGGTCCCACCACTGGCGACAAGATTCGCCTGGGGGACACCGATTTATTCGTGGAGATCGAACAGGATCTGCGCGTTTACGGGGACGAACTGCAATATGGCGGCGGCAAGACGCTGCGCGACGGCATGGGCAGCGACAATCATCTTACCTGCGAGGCGGGCTGCCTCGACCTGGTGATCACCAACGTCACGATCATCGAACCGCTGCTGGGCGTCATCAAGGCGGATGTGGGCATCAAGGACGGACGCATTGTTGGCATTGGCAAGGCGGGCAATCCCAGCACCATGGAGGGGGTGACGCCGGGGCTGGTGACTGGCACCGGCACCGACGCCATCTCGGGCGAGCACTTGATACTGACCGCCTCGGGCATGGACACGCATGTGCATTACATTTGCCCGCAGCAGGCGTACATGGCGCTGAGCAACGGCATCACCACGCTGTGGGGGGGCGGCATTGGCCCGGCCGACGGCAGTAATGGCGTGACATCGACCAACGGTCCATGGAACCTGGCGATGATGCTGCGGGCGATTGAGGGTCTGCCGCTGAACATTGGCCTGTTGGGCAAGGGGAACTGCTCTGGCAAAGGGCCGCTGGTGGAGCAACTGCGCGGCGGCGCGGCGGGCTTTAAGGTGCATGAAGATTACGGCTCGACGCCCGGGGCGATTCGCAGCGCGCTCAACGTGGCCGATGAATACGACGTGTCGGTTTGCATCCACACCGACACGCTCAACGAAGCGGGTTACGTGGAAGACACCATCGCCGCGATCGACGGCCGGACCATTCACACCTATCACAGCGAAGGGGCGGGGGGCGGTCACGCGCCCGACCTTTTGAAGGTGGTGGCCGAGCACAACGTGCTGCCCAGCTCGACCAATCCCACCTTGCCATGTGGCGTGAACTCGGTGGCCGAGTTGTTCGACATGATTATGGTGTGCCATAACCTGAATCCGAAGATTCCCTCGGACGTGGCTTTTGCCGAAAGCCGAGTGCGGGCCGAGACGATCGTGGCCGAGAGCGTGCTGCACGACATGGGCGCCATTTCGATGATTGGCAGCGACGCGCAGGCAATGGGGCGAATCGGCGAAACGTTTCTGCGGGCCATTCAAACCGCCGACATTATGAAGAAGGCTCGCGGCGCGCTGCCCGAGGACGCCCAGAACAACGACAACTTTCGCGTGCTCCGCTATGTGGCGAAGGTGACGATCAACCCCGCGATCGCGGCGGGGGTGGCGCACCTGTTGGGCTCGGTGACGCCGGGCAAGGTGGCCGATCTGGTCTTGTGGGAGCCGGCGTTCTTTGGCGCGAAGCCGAAGATGGTGCTCAAGGGGGGCGCCATTGTGTGGGCCAATATGGGAGATCCCAACGCATCGCTACCGACCTGCCAGCCAATGTTCTACAGGCCGATGTTCGCGGCGTTTGGCAGCGCGCTGCAGCAGACGTCGATCACGTTTGTCTCGCGCGTGTCGTATGACGAAGGCATCGCCGAGCGGTTGGGCTTGAAACGCGTGGTCGCGCCCGTGCAGGGAACGCGGGTGCTGACCAAGGACCACATGGTGCGCAACGCCTTCTCTCCGCAGATCGAAGTGAATCCGCAGACCTTCGCCGTCACGGTTGACGGCGTGCATGCGACTGTGCAGCCGCCCAAGAGCATCGCGCTCAACCAGCTTCATTTTTTCAGTTGA
- the ureB gene encoding urease subunit beta has product MAAKKEPQSEDKTGWLREREAAPQAKTEAAALVGGLVLAKGDIEQNVGRPTLAIKVRNTGDRPIQVGSHFHFFETNRALEFDRPATFGMRLDIPANTAIRFEPGDVKEITLVPFAGKRHVYGFNNLVDGWTGGGPKPGYQPNFIRAVELADQLGFKSKQVP; this is encoded by the coding sequence CTGCGTGAAAGGGAAGCCGCGCCACAGGCCAAGACCGAAGCGGCCGCGCTCGTGGGGGGGTTGGTGCTAGCCAAGGGAGATATTGAGCAAAATGTGGGCCGGCCGACGCTCGCGATCAAGGTGCGCAACACGGGCGATCGACCGATTCAGGTGGGATCGCACTTTCACTTTTTTGAGACAAATCGAGCGTTGGAGTTTGACCGGCCAGCGACGTTTGGCATGCGGCTCGACATTCCCGCGAACACGGCGATTCGGTTTGAGCCGGGAGACGTGAAAGAGATCACGCTGGTTCCCTTTGCTGGCAAGCGGCACGTCTATGGCTTCAACAACTTAGTCGATGGCTGGACGGGGGGCGGCCCTAAGCCAGGGTATCAGCCCAATTTCATTCGGGCGGTGGAGTTGGCCGATCAGCTTGGTTTCAAGTCGAAGCAGGTTCCCTAG